A window of Chaetodon trifascialis isolate fChaTrf1 chromosome 3, fChaTrf1.hap1, whole genome shotgun sequence genomic DNA:
AAGCGCGGGCCGAGTATGTCCCTCATGTTGCTGTCCTGCTCACGGCACACAACGAGTGCACTTACAACAGACTCAGTTCTGTGCCACAAAGGGCTTCGTTTCAAATGAAAGTAGATTTTATGAGACTTTTCTTACGTCAAACACAACTATGAACTTTTTATGAACTGTGCTTCATGTTGGGTTGATGTGACAGATGATACCAGAAAAGTTGGGATTAGGATCTGCTGTGCTTTTTTAAGATCTCTCTCAAAAACCGGGtctgatttcagtcattttcaacTTTATAACCACATTTTAAACTTAAAGACTCTTAAAGATGTCATTATGTAttctgtatatactgtatgtacatagATGTGTATATTTTTAACTTGTATGTACTTGTAACTTTTAACTTGTAACATTTACACTGTGAACTCTTATTctctattgtttatttttagtatttattttcagtttattgtttACTTTAGTTGTTAAGAcatgtctgtctttattctttgtgcctgtgcactttaCTTGAAACTATCACACTGTGAGATCGTGGGAAACGTAATTTCGATTCCTTTGTATGTCTGGTATAAGTGAAGAAATTGACAATAAAACTGACTTTGACTTGTAAATGTTAGGATTTTATTTTGTGGggaatatttttcattcagaaaTGCCCTTTTTCGAAAGGGCTGCCTCTGTTTTACTCTTTTCCGTCGTGATTTTACATATTCAATAAGTTCTAAAATTCGATCAAAACAGAGTACATCTGCAATTAAATTTCTTTAActgtttttagttttcattctgtttatttattttatttcatttgtatttgaattttctattttctacGTCATTTCATATGCTTTGATTGACCTTCCATTTACACTTTTTAAGAATTTTCATTAGCcatgcacacatttttacatcatttcTCTGCCTGTATGACCATATTTGTGTTCTTTTTCCCACCTAAAGCCATGAATGACCACAAAGGACGTACATACCCTCGAGTAGCAAAATCCCATGCAGATGGTCGTGTTGATCGCCACACAGAAGTCACACTCTGGCCTCTCCACGTGCAGGGTGAAGTCTGTGGGTAAGCACATGGGAACAGCTGGACTGAACAACAGAAAGAGGAGCCAGCTGGTGAACACGGCAGTCTCCATGTTTTTTCCAATCAATGTGGGACCTGCATGGGATGAAAAGATAAAGAGACGAATTGACGACCAGAAAACAGAGAGTTTGGTTTTTTTGAATATTATTCgttgtcctctgtgtgtgtgagacacctCGTGGGATGCCGGCGGCTGCAGGCCTGATGATGCTGTGAGTGTGAACAACCCTGCTGAACAGTATTTATGCCAAACATTATACGATCCACCTTTATCCAAGCCAGCTGTTATCTTCTATCTGTGACGAGAAAGGGAAGCACTGAAGCTTTAGTCTATTATGTGGATGACATGAATTAATGATGATAATTAATGATAATGAACAGAGTCAATGTATTAAATTGACGTAATGGATCCTGCACTAGTGGAAAGCCTCGGTGCAGCTCTGTATCTCATCCTGTCCAAAGCAAAAACTAAAAACTGAGTCCGCTAGATGTCATAAAACGTCCAAAAGCATCATTTCGGCTTGAAAGAATGCGTTATTCAAGAGACGCTCAAGCTCTGACTTTTACTCTTTAACCTAGTTTGAGTAACAATTAACCTTGGAAAAAGCacttcacccacacacacaaacacacacacacacagatttcagaGCTCTTTCTGAACGTGCATGTCCAAATGATGCTTTTTGCATTGTGGGTTACATAACTCGCCACCACTCAGCAGTTTGCACAACTCACTTCACAGGCAGTAACTGTCCAAACTTGTCCTGAACACGAGCAGAGAACATTCAGAGCAGGTTTATCTGATCTGCTCTTGTGGTAAGCCAAATAGAAACTGCTGCAAGAGACATCAGCGTTTGCCAAATTCTTCAGAAACAGACATCAAGCTGCTGACAGTCAGCGCCTTCACTTGAAAAGTGAGAAGCACGGTTTCCCACTCAACACTACTCAGGCTTTTCCTTAtctatatttttgtttaatgattgCTGAGGATAGTCAAAGTCTCTCGGACACAATAAGTCGTAATTGTGAGGCACGTGATTGTTTTTAATATGATTGCGGGGTTTGCTTTTATCTCTCTATATATTTACAGATCAATAGGATTCTGACAGGAACACATTGTCCTGGCACTCCTGTCGCCGTGTCATTAACTGAATCTGTGTTAAATTTCATTTCAATCACAGGGCTCCCTCTTCCTGAACTTCAGTCCTCATCCAGTTATCTTGAACAGTGCACACGGCAAAGTGGCTGACTTGTGTTGTCTTTCTCCAGCAGCCGTCAGAGGATAAGAGAAACGCTCAGAGCGAcgaacacaatgaaaacaaaaacagaatagtGTAAGTTCAATGTCCATTTGTGCCGGTTATTTCTTTTCTGAGCCCTTACTCACCTTTACAAACATTAACAACAGGTGCCATTTTACattaacttttttggaattCACTGGAACTGATGCTCTCATCAAGACAGACTTCaaccatgaaatcactgtttgtTGTATGACAAATATGACATCACAATTAATATCTGTTCCTCTTGTTTCTGCCGGCAGCTTTACCACCTTTTCTTCCTCATCTGcaatatattttttactgtacTTGCCACTTTCCCCGGCCTCACACCTAAGTGTTTTTCCATGATAAAAAATACAAACGTGATAAGCAAAGCAATAGTAATCACATTTGACTGTGTGACACataaaaaacaggatgtgacagcagacaaacagccatcCAGATTCACCTGGACCGCCTCCTGACATTCCTCACAATCTAAACAATAACTAGTGAGGAACCTGGAGTTGTATAAAAACTCCTACTGGATATGCCATTATGTCAAAGTCATAACAGAGCATCAGTACAACGTAACCTCAGACACACCACAGGATCGCCGCCTTTTACAATCACTGAAATTATGGCCAGCTTCAGTGCTGTGTCCTTGATCACTCATTAACTTCAGTGAACTAATCTTTATAGTCTGTTGAAAGAATCAGAGTGGACCAGAgtcctgctgcctgcaggagaTGCAGTTGGAGTTGAATCTCTGACGACTCTGCAACTCTGACAGCTGGACTGGCAAACTGAAATCCTTCAGTTCTTtggattttctgttctttgttgaAGGTTTGAAGGGAAACTTGATTTGAGCGCAACTGAATTAAATACGTCTGAATGTTGAGtctgaaaaacaccaaaaagcctttttcttgctgtgaTATATGTGACGATTTTAGGACCATTTAGAGGAAAGAAAATTAAACGATAGCAAGATACAGAAATCCTCTTGAATGTAAGCATTGTTAGCGACAGCTCTGACTAAAGCGCTAGTAAAAGGAGGCTTCTGCTTAACTAACCATGGTTGGTAACGGCGGTCCAGTGGCCACTTTCTCTGTGTGGGATTATGTGGTGTTTGCTGGGATAATCTTGGCCGCAGCTGGCATCGGCCTTTTCCAGGCCATCCGAAGCCGTAAGGAGAACAGCAGTGATGAGTTCTTGCTGGGTGGACGGCAAATGACCGCTTTGCCGGTTGCCATGTCGCTCACCGCCAGCTTCATGTCTGGCATCACAGTTATTGGCACACCTGCCGAGGCCTACCGCTATGGAGCGTCCTTCTGGCTCTTCGCCTTCTCCTATTCCATCATGTCTGCCGTCACTGCTGAGGTTTTTGTCCCGCTTTTCTACAGACTGGGCATCACCAGCACCTATGAGGTAAGGAAAAGTCACTGTGATGCAGGTAATATCTTACAATTAAAGATCAATAAGACTACAGAAATCATGGCTGAAACAACCATGGCTATCAAAGATTATACAGAATGCTGTTAACTGCTATAAAAGTATTTCCTCCAAAAGATGGGAGTCATTTAAACAAGAAACAAACCACTTTATGTTTTGTAAATGTGGATGTCCAAACTAAACCACTGAGTGTGACCCCAGTCATCAGTTTAATGaggtttccttttgtttccagtACCTGGAGCTGCGCTTCAGTCGGCCCCTTCGGTTAATTGGGACATCAATGTACATCGTACAGACGGTAACTAAACATGCTTTTACTGAAGGAAAGAGGAATATTCAGTGACTTTTTCTATTTAGATAATTAAAAGCTAAAAGTTCAAAACCTCATGGAACAAACATGGCAAATAAAAGGTGGTAAAAAGCagctgtcttttctctttttgactTTATGGAAAACTGATTCTTGATACCAAATACAGGATTAATATGAATCACATGCTTGTTGTGTTTCCACCTCATCAACTAATGGTGGCCTCTTCTCTCAGGCCCTGTACACCGGTTTGGTTATTTATGCTCCAGCGCTTGCACTAAATCAAAGTAAGTCGATACATGGTCTGTTCttaaattaatcatttttaaaaaagcatttgtAAGATGTCTGCGTCTTCTGCACGACAAACACTGCTCGATAAGAGCTCTTTCAGATTTCCATTACTGTAACTCAGTAAACCACAACTACAACCTGTGATTCAACCTTCTGTCTAATCCCTTTACAATCATTTATCTTGACCTGATAACAGAGTTTATCTACTACTGACTTAAAAGGTACAGCTGTTTCTTTGGAACACTGGTTCAGCGTAATCAGAGAGCCACACGTGTTTCTGCTTGAAATAATGAGGAAGTGTCCAATTATTTAGATTGATACATGAATGATTTCAGATTACATGTCACATGTCATGTCCCGGTTGACTGTAACGCAGAGctttcttctcatttctcagtCACGGGACTTGACCTGTGGGGAGTGCTGGTGGCTACAGGAGCGGTGTGCATCATCTACTGCACTTTGGTTGGTACTGCACATGTTAACAAGTATCAAATATTGTATTGAATGAATGACCTGCACACTAACAGTATACAAGAAGTGTATAATATTAAACATACTGAAATCTTGGGTCGAGCCATGTTTGCATTTCAAACTGTTAGACTAAAAGCAGCCTGGTTAGGGAACAAAAACTGTAATCTGCTTGCGAAAATGATTCTCTGCATGATAATGTAGTATTGTACACGTTTTAATATTACAGTTAGCCTCACTAGACTGGAAAGACTTCAGAGAAATGCCACGATAAGCTGGCTCTAACACGGACTGTGTTTCAGGGCGGTCTGAAAGCAGTAATCTGGACAGATGTGCTGCAGATGGTGATCATGCTGGCAGGTTTTGTGGCTGTTATAGCTCGAGGAGCTGTACTGCAGGGAGGCCTGACGAACATTTGGGAAGACGCTGGCCAAGGAGGCCGACTAGAGGTGTTTGAGTAAGTACACAAATAGGACAACTTGTACTTGTTAACTTTGCGGGTCAGAGAATTTTATTTGCAGCCACAGCTAAACAAATTCGGTCAACTTCCTTGTAGCTTTTAACTGCTTTATAATCCAAAAAAAAGACTTAACTGCAAATGCAATAACCAATAAAACAGGCATCAGTGATGCCTGCTTATTGCCCCAAACTTTCATCTTACATCATTAAAAGTTTGTATTGTTGATATTCCCAAACACTTCCTTCCTTACTGTCATGTTGCTGACTTTTATCACAGTTTTGACCCGGATCCTCTGAAGCGGCACACATTCTGGACTATTATAATCGGCGGCAGCGTGATGTGGGCATCTATCTACTCAATCAACCAGTCCCAGGTGCAGCGTTACATCTCCTGCAAAACCTTGGGACATGCCAAGATGTGAGCGTTCCTGCAGTGCAATACAAACACTGAACTCCAGGCTGTGAGTGAGGCGTCATGCACTGACAAGTCTTTTTACATCTCTCAGGTCTTTGTATCTGAACATGGTTGGCTTGTGGCTAACGGTGAGCCTGGCTATGCTTTCTGGCCTCACCATGTTCTCCATTTACAAGAACTGTGACCCACTTACAAATGGCGATGTGGGCACCACTGACCAGGTATCAGCAGCCCCTCGACACATTATCGCATGGAAGTCATGCTGTGTGCTACGTAACAAAGCACTAACAGTAATAATGGTTTATATTTGTAAACCAGCTGCTGCCCTACCTTGTGATGGACATTCTGGAAGCTTACCCTGGAGTCCCTGGcttgtttgtggctgcagcatACAGTGGCACCCTCAGGTGAGGCCTAacacaaacaaggaaaaatatttgtttgtcaGAAATGCGGTGCTGCCAAGGAAACGCTCTCATAGATAGACAGAATAGATAGACACTGCCATGGAAAGACTGAGCTGGCTATACCTGGATTATATTGCTTCGTGAGGGAAGTCTGTGTCATTGTTCCACGGAATAGGTTACTGCATTCACATTTTCAAGAAATGTACCATTTACCTGAGACCAATAGTATCCGTAATCTAATCTGCTATTCAAATGCATCAGCCTCTGTGTTCTGTTAGTGACTAAAAGCTTACCGGTATGTGTTTTCCAGCACGGTGTCTTCCAGTATTAATGCGCTCGTTGCTGTCACCGTGGAGGACTTTATATTTCCAGTGTGCAAAAACCTCACAGAGAAACAGGTGAAGTGGATGAACATGGGCCTGAGTAAGTTGTGTGAAAAATCCTTTGTTAAAGACATATTTACCCTAAATCTCTTCATAGTCGAGTATGAGTTTACGGTACATTCTGGTGATCCTGAATACTACAGCAATCGCCAGGATCACCAGAAAATCTTGTTTATTCAAAGCCAAAATTAAACAATCACTCGTGAAGAGTCTCTGTAAACAGATTTCACaacacacaatgcacaaacaTGATTACTGCTGGAACAATCTGGAGCCTTTCATTGAGTACATCTCCTGAGAAAAAGCTGGACAGGCAGGAACATGTAGGTACGATAAACTTCTTCTGGCATGGTAAGGTCAAGGGTGGGGCTCCAATATCTCTTGTACTGTGGGAGGATTTGTGCAGACAATGCACTGTTATCTCAGTTTAATATACTCACTGGTTAGTATGGATGTGTGTAATGTTTGTACACAAGGTCACACTGTTCCTGGTGATTAACTGTGCAGTTCTAGGTGTTAATCAGAGCTCTCATTTATGGGAGTGaaacagagagcaaacaggTTTCTGCAGGATTCAGAAAGTtacattaaagacttttttaaTACCACACGGAATGCAATTTAGCACAAGTTCCAAGATCAATTAAGTAAAGAGGAAAACCAGAGACAGTAGTGGCTACAGATCTGATGGTGCTGACGGACACATCACAAAAAAACCCTCCAGCTTCCTTTGATCACAATCCAATCCACTTTTATGTAATGTCTCCCAACAGCCCGCAGTCGgatacaaaaacattttctagcTAAACCCCCTGCCAATGGAAAGCAAGAGTAAATATTTTTTAACCTCTTGTAATTTCTTTTTGAGGAAAGAAAATAGCATTATTCATCTGATAAAACGTCAAACTTCAGTTACATCTATATCTAAGCTTTGTGATTACATTTGCACTTTCATTTAAATAATGCTGATTTCACTGTCTTCAAGGTGTATTTTTTGGCGCCCTATGTATTGGGATGGCTGGAGTTGCTTCTTTGATGGGCAGCGTTTTGCAGGTAAACCTCTCCAACACTGTGCAGTACTGCAACCATGCATTGCTCTACAGCACCACCAAGTGCTGAGGACGAAGAACTACAAGCCTCCTGATCGTTCTCTGTTTTCAGGCGGCTCTGTCCATATTTGGCATGATCAGCGGGCCTCTTCTTGGTCTTTACCTGTTGGGAATGCTATTCCGCACATCAAATTCGATAGTGAGTATTTCCTCCTGCTGGAACATTCACTAGCACAACTGCAGCCTTTCACAGCACGAAGAAAACTTGCTAATTAAACAAATgtcacacatccagcaggtacTTGACTGCCGTCATGTTTGCTTTGCAGGGAGGAATTACAGGAATGATCATTGGTCTAGTGATGACTCTGTGGGTGGGGATTGGAGGCCAGATTTACCCGCCGACAGCTGACAAGACAAATCCTCTCCCAGTCACCACTATAGGCTGCAACAACACGAGCCAAAACAGCCCAACAACAGCTCCGTGGACCAGTCCAGTGACTCTGACCCCACCGTCTGAGTGAGTCATAttccacaaaataaaagcccattACACACATGACATGGCCACAAGTAATAGGGATACTCATTTGTTTCAATGCACGAttattgagaaaataataagCAGGTTTACAGATAGTAAAGATAATAATGACTTGCAGCAATCTTTATGCAGTATATCGTCACAAAGAAGTGTCATGTGTTAAAGTGTGGAATGACAGGAGGACGATAACTAAAAGGATCTCCTCTGTGCATCAGTGACAGGCCCCCTCTGGCAGACTCCTGGTACTCTCTGTCATACCTCTACCTTGCTCTTTTGGGTGTACTGACCACAATGGCCGCTGGCCTGCTGGTGAGCATGATCACAGGTGAGACATCATTCCCTAAACTCTACTTCCACTGCAGACGCACATCAATAACTGTACGGTCTAAAAGCTTAATATTATAATCCAAATCTACCATGAAACAGTGATGGTAATATGTATCTTTCTTTTTAGGTGGATGCAAGCAAGAAAATCTTGACTCTGATCTGTTTGTGAGGATGAGTGACATGATCTGCTTCAGCTGGTGTAATAAATCAGAGGTGAGAAATTGATCTTTTTGTGATATAATTGGCAAACCAGACCACACCTGATTCTGTCGTGTTATTAATAGCTTGCTGAATGTTTTCCACAGGTATTAGACATCACAGAAAAGGATGCAAAAGACTTCCACTTCCAAGCTGACAACCCAACATTCACAGACTTCAACGTGATGAGCAAAGATGATGAAAAAGTCACCAAAATATAAAGCTAGATAACAATACACCGTTCCTTTGtggaaacatacacacacattgattgTAACTCTATGACTGTGATAATGCATTATGATGTGTTTtaagcagagacacaaaatcattttgattttaCATCAAAAGCCTGACCGCTCGCGATCAAGCTTtacaaaactaaaactaaactttGCTTATGTTCCAACCCGACTACGATGcttaaacaacagaaaaacaagaaatatacAGGAGGAAATTGTTATTGTATAATAGAGTCCTTTAAATAAACCAGGACGTTTCTGGTGTTGTGGTATTTAGAATGACGGCTGGAAAAGCatttaaaataagataaaggTCAACACATGTTTTGCTCCACGCTGACTGAGCTCCTCCCATTCCTTTTTTAACAGGGATGTGGCAACACTGTTGGACTTCACCGCCCTTTGTTCAATTCTCACTGATAATGGCTGCTAGCTCGATTTTCTCTACCTGAACACTGATAGGCTTACTGGAACGCTGTTTGATGTTTTACAGTATGTATGACAGGATTACTGCTTTGAAGGAACAatagctgtttgtttttgtgtactGCCTCGTTATTTTATATGGTAATTGTGCACTCTTTATGGACTACCGGTTCCAATTACTCACAAATTCTGCTTGTTAATAAATATTTTGTACAAAGCTCAATTGTGTTGACTGAAAACAcgcatacacaagcacacaaattCACCAGAGAACTTCAGTGAGTGTATGACCTTCAAatgtatgagagagagaataCAGGACGACAGGgaaaatacatttactgtggAGTTCATAATTTGGAAACACTgtttctcttctactctgggCTGTAAAATTTATTTGAAATGAgcaaaggagagacagagcgacTGAGCTTTGGTCTGGGTAATAACCCTGCCCTTTGTCTCCCTGGCAACATGCAATAAAGGAAGTTTACAAAGCACTGACCTGCCCACTTTTACCTGCCAGTATGCCAGCAAATCAACCCTTTATCTGTTTCAGAGTTGTAGGAAGTGGAGAGTCAGTCGACATAGACTCACTGCCAGGGAGGTGAACTAAGtcactgttttcactgacaaaacaaGGTGAGCCTGATTTTCTTAAGTTCTGCAAAAGTAATTTACTTCTTAATGAAGGTTTGGACTTAGTCGAGCTTTCACAGGGGAGGGAGATTACAAGTGCTTCCATCGATGAAACTACAAAACATCAGGGCTGATAAGCTGttatgtgttttcttgtttgtcatGTTTAGTGTGTATGAGGTCATTTCCTACATCTGATCTGTTTTAAGCAGATTTGAAGGTAAGCTTTGGAAAATGCAGTTGCATAACGCAGTTGACGGACTTACAAAAGGTCATACGCCATGTTTAAGGTTTTGGTTTCACTGCATAAcacggggggtgggggggcgacTTTAGGTCTAAGACAGTTTAATTATTACTAAGAATAGGCAAACAGAAtggtttttctgtgtttatcttATGGCAATGTTTTTCAGCCCATGTCTTGTTTTCCAGTACAGGACTTATTGACCATGGATTCCATCTTTGCCACCCTGGCTTGTTTCCTTCTGGCTCTTTCTTTtgctgtgacacaaacagaACATACGACTTTGACGGTCATACCTACAATGGCAAAGTCTGATTCAAACCTGACACACACCACTGTTACGGTGACTCCATCTAACTCTACTGTACACTCAACTGTAATCTCAAATGTGACCGAGAACACAACTCCATTTACCAGCACACCCAAGGACAATGACACATTCACCAGACCTACTACAGCAGCCACACCTCAGAGCACGAGCCACTTCCAGAGTCCTCAGTCAACAACCATCACGACTCCTGTGACAAAGAGTACATCACCGACGACCACGACACCTGCCACTCACACTCCAACATTTACTGCTATGACAACACCAGCAAAGCAGACAACAGAGACTTACATAAGTACACCGGGTACTACAGTAATAACAACTGCAAATTCATCTCAAACTGTCAACACGACCTCAGATTCGCTGGGCAGAGCCACACAAGGTAAGCATCAGGTTTCCTGTCCTATTAATTGTTCGTTATGGTTGATATTTAACTGGCAAAAAACtaattgtttccttttttcctgtcttACTAGCTTTGCAACTAAATGTTCAAGAAAGGAATATGACTATTCTCTTCAGTGTTGTACTTGGAGTGTTTGCTGTGACATTGGTTGGGTTCATGTttcacaaatgcaaacataaaATCCAATACTTGCATCAACCTCTTAACAACACTGATGGCATAGGTAAGGAGTTCCCCTCATCATACATTCAACACAAACTACTCTGACTATTATTAGCAGTTACAAATGCTTATTTAATTACTGTTCTATTTAATATTGATTTTCAACAGATCAATATGTGGCAGATGATGACACACTTGTAATTTCTGGAGGACTTTATGATGGCCATCCAATATACGACAATGTACCAACAGTCTCAACAGACGAATCTCAATTCCGCCTCGAGTTCCTTCattaaagagagagacagttcCTACAGTTTGAAAGTACTTTTGGTGCTCGACAAGCATGGACAAAACCAAGTTTCCTCATCCGCCAATTAGTACAATTTCAAGACTGAAGTTTCATCCAAGTGAAATTCAAATTCCTCATCAGAGGCAGATGGAAGAAGAAGGAAGGGAAACTGGTGACGGGCAGAACATTCAAACAAGGACAAAGCTGATTCATGTGAACGCTGTTTTTACTTAAACACTTTCAATACTAGGACACATGAAtgtattcattttctatacaataataataacaataataataataattataccAAACAACTACACCTTTTcccacacaacaaaacaaacttgtgctgaataaatgacatttcacattaacaCCACGGATGATAAAAGTACCAGAGGGTGACTTCAGTCACTTAAAGTCTTCCTCAAACCACAAACAAGATTAAGATTGCAGATTAACACCTAAATCTTTCTGCTAACAATACTGTTCAGCTGACCTGCGACAATACTTTCTTTGCAGGTTCAGAGATAAATCTACTTGTTGTGATTATGGTCTATCAGACCCTTAAGAGTACTACATTTATGCACAAACACCAAAACCTGTCTAATATTGTTATGATTGATTCTTTATCTGACCTGTATCGGCACTATTTATGCAAAGATCTTTTCattgctcttcttctttttcttgtcacAGCCAGTAACAGCAGTCCAACCAGCATCTCTCATCCTTTTCATTGCAGCTAGCTTCAGGGAGTTCCCTGGTGATTTATGAGTGACAGGGCTCTGGATctgacaagaaaaataaaagttgatCCAAATTTTTCACAAATTAATGAACTGTCCTTCTTTGGCCATGCATGAAATGCATGAATATAACGTTGAAATGCAATTACACCGCCACAGTCACGTTACCTTTTGCAAAATATTGAGTTTGCAGCGCGGAGCAGAAAAACTAGGAGCACGTACACTCACAAAGCTCTACCAAGAAGAGGAACAG
This region includes:
- the slc5a8l gene encoding sodium-coupled monocarboxylate transporter 1, translating into MVGNGGPVATFSVWDYVVFAGIILAAAGIGLFQAIRSRKENSSDEFLLGGRQMTALPVAMSLTASFMSGITVIGTPAEAYRYGASFWLFAFSYSIMSAVTAEVFVPLFYRLGITSTYEYLELRFSRPLRLIGTSMYIVQTALYTGLVIYAPALALNQITGLDLWGVLVATGAVCIIYCTLGGLKAVIWTDVLQMVIMLAGFVAVIARGAVLQGGLTNIWEDAGQGGRLEVFDFDPDPLKRHTFWTIIIGGSVMWASIYSINQSQVQRYISCKTLGHAKMSLYLNMVGLWLTVSLAMLSGLTMFSIYKNCDPLTNGDVGTTDQLLPYLVMDILEAYPGVPGLFVAAAYSGTLSTVSSSINALVAVTVEDFIFPVCKNLTEKQVKWMNMGLSVFFGALCIGMAGVASLMGSVLQAALSIFGMISGPLLGLYLLGMLFRTSNSIGGITGMIIGLVMTLWVGIGGQIYPPTADKTNPLPVTTIGCNNTSQNSPTTAPWTSPVTLTPPSDDRPPLADSWYSLSYLYLALLGVLTTMAAGLLVSMITGGCKQENLDSDLFVRMSDMICFSWCNKSEVLDITEKDAKDFHFQADNPTFTDFNVMSKDDEKVTKI